A single Methylomonas sp. AM2-LC DNA region contains:
- the cas8c gene encoding type I-C CRISPR-associated protein Cas8c/Csd1, protein MSWMEKLYQTYEAGVLLDLPQEQLPMPTSHTLQNAHINIVIDIDGNFKRACVLEKSQIILPATESSASRSSGEAPHPLADKLQYVAKDYEEFGGKKKAYFDGYKKQLQGWCSSEYAHQKVKAIFKYISQGNVIRDLIANNIVIVDADNILLTKWDGDNGDIPALFKVLPKEKGFLDQGSALVCWSVEKYSDPNADTWKDISIQLSWISYDTLDANKMEICFITGYEQSISTNHPAKIRHSGDKAKLISSNDASGYTYRGRFFDDMQACVIGFDVSQKAHNALRWLITRQGFRNGDQAFVSWAVSGKPIPDPLVDTWAFLESPELDEDENSSDLPEAGLDHAINLGQSFALKLKNYMAGYAAKLKPNEQIIIMGIDSATPGRMGVIYYRELFSHDFIRRLEDWHYQFSWPQRHTKEIVNVAGKKHKTNVIWPISSPVPAAIAKAAYGENVTDNLKKKVIERLIPCIIDSQPFPLDLVNSCVRKATNRVGYASDAQWLWEKNLGIACALYKGYHMRHPNVTERREYAMAIEETYQSRDYLYGRLLAIAERIEEVALSLGGENRSTTAARLMQRFADRPFETWRTIELALQPYMQRLRVSRAGFLTNQLKEMDAILTLFKHDDFSRKEMLSGEFLLGYHCQRQKLRSKTETESTDQTPLQGDTE, encoded by the coding sequence ATGAGCTGGATGGAGAAGCTTTATCAAACCTATGAAGCAGGTGTTTTACTTGATTTACCTCAAGAGCAATTGCCAATGCCAACCAGTCATACGCTTCAGAATGCGCATATCAATATAGTTATTGATATAGATGGTAATTTTAAACGGGCATGTGTTCTAGAAAAATCGCAGATTATTTTGCCTGCAACTGAGAGTTCTGCCAGTAGAAGCAGTGGTGAAGCACCACATCCCTTAGCTGACAAATTGCAATATGTTGCCAAGGATTATGAAGAGTTTGGTGGCAAGAAAAAGGCGTATTTTGATGGATATAAAAAGCAGTTACAGGGGTGGTGTTCATCGGAGTACGCACATCAAAAAGTGAAAGCTATATTTAAATATATCAGCCAAGGTAATGTTATTCGAGATTTAATTGCTAATAATATTGTCATTGTGGACGCCGATAATATTCTTTTAACAAAATGGGATGGTGATAATGGCGATATACCTGCCTTATTTAAGGTGTTGCCAAAAGAAAAAGGCTTTTTAGATCAAGGTTCTGCTTTGGTATGTTGGTCGGTAGAAAAATATTCAGACCCTAATGCAGATACTTGGAAAGATATTTCAATCCAATTGAGCTGGATTTCCTACGATACATTAGATGCGAATAAAATGGAAATATGTTTTATCACTGGATATGAACAATCGATCTCAACCAATCATCCAGCTAAAATACGCCATTCTGGAGACAAAGCTAAACTAATATCATCCAATGATGCTAGTGGATATACTTATCGCGGTAGATTTTTTGATGATATGCAAGCCTGTGTAATCGGTTTTGACGTTTCTCAAAAAGCCCATAATGCTTTACGTTGGCTAATTACCCGACAGGGATTTAGAAATGGCGATCAAGCCTTCGTGTCTTGGGCTGTTTCCGGTAAGCCGATACCTGATCCCTTAGTCGATACATGGGCATTTCTTGAAAGCCCTGAGCTTGATGAAGACGAAAATAGTAGCGACTTGCCTGAAGCAGGTCTAGATCACGCAATTAATTTAGGACAGTCGTTTGCACTAAAGCTTAAAAACTATATGGCTGGTTATGCAGCTAAATTAAAACCGAATGAGCAAATTATTATCATGGGTATTGATTCGGCAACACCGGGGCGGATGGGTGTCATCTATTACCGCGAGTTATTTAGTCATGACTTTATTAGGCGGCTAGAAGACTGGCATTACCAATTTTCTTGGCCACAGCGCCATACAAAAGAAATAGTCAATGTTGCAGGCAAAAAGCATAAAACCAACGTCATTTGGCCGATTAGTTCGCCTGTACCTGCAGCCATTGCCAAAGCAGCTTATGGTGAAAATGTCACTGACAATTTAAAGAAAAAAGTCATTGAACGACTGATACCTTGCATTATTGATAGTCAGCCATTTCCTTTGGATCTGGTGAATAGTTGTGTTCGTAAAGCAACCAATCGAGTTGGCTATGCGAGTGATGCCCAGTGGTTATGGGAAAAAAATTTAGGTATAGCCTGTGCACTTTATAAAGGCTATCACATGCGACACCCTAATGTAACTGAACGGAGAGAATACGCTATGGCAATAGAAGAAACTTACCAATCTCGTGATTACCTCTATGGGCGGTTGTTAGCAATCGCAGAACGCATAGAGGAGGTAGCATTGAGTTTAGGTGGTGAAAATCGTTCTACGACTGCTGCACGATTAATGCAACGTTTTGCTGATCGGCCTTTTGAAACTTGGCGGACGATTGAATTAGCGTTACAACCCTATATGCAGCGTTTGCGTGTATCAAGAGCTGGATTTTTAACCAATCAATTGAAAGAAATGGATGCCATTCTAACGCTGTTTAAACACGATGACTTTAGTCGTAAAGAAATGTTATCAGGCGAGTTTTTATTAGGTTATCACTGTCAGCGTCAAAAACTAAGAAGTAAAACCGAAACCGAATCCACAGACCAAACACCATTACAAGGAGATACCGAATGA
- the cas1c gene encoding type I-C CRISPR-associated endonuclease Cas1c, with translation MRPLRNVIYVQTQNSWLHKDNENLVLKVDKETIARIPIHKLQGLVCFGQVSVSPYLMAHCAENGVTITFLNMFGKFLARVEGPVSGNVLLRRTQHLAGNSSESSVNIAQVMLTGKLYNQRYVIRRYLRDHGETITDKKVLFDLQTAEKRLSRCLTQITDCTTIDTLMGREGEAAQVYFGVFNHLIRQKDFEFDIRRRRPPSDPVNALLSFCYTLLIHDCRSALETTGLDPASGFLHQLRSGRPSLALDIAEEFRPLIDRFVLTLINKRQLVVKDFETWPNGSLTLKDEPRKTLLAAWQDRKQDTILHPWFEETVPIGILPWLQSQILARFLRGDCDSYVPFLWK, from the coding sequence ATGCGCCCATTACGAAATGTTATTTATGTTCAAACGCAAAACTCATGGCTACATAAAGATAACGAAAACCTCGTTTTAAAAGTGGATAAAGAAACCATAGCACGAATACCCATTCATAAATTACAAGGTTTAGTTTGTTTTGGGCAGGTGTCTGTTTCTCCATATCTTATGGCGCATTGTGCGGAAAATGGCGTAACAATTACTTTTTTAAATATGTTCGGCAAATTTTTGGCACGGGTAGAAGGTCCAGTCAGTGGGAATGTATTGTTACGCCGGACACAGCATTTAGCTGGGAATAGTTCGGAAAGTAGCGTCAATATCGCCCAAGTTATGTTAACAGGTAAGTTGTATAACCAACGCTATGTAATAAGAAGATACTTACGTGATCATGGCGAAACTATTACTGATAAGAAGGTACTTTTCGATTTGCAAACTGCTGAAAAACGGTTGTCGCGGTGTTTAACACAAATTACAGACTGTACAACTATAGATACCTTAATGGGGCGGGAAGGAGAGGCTGCACAAGTGTATTTTGGAGTATTTAATCATTTAATCCGACAAAAAGATTTCGAGTTCGATATTCGAAGACGTAGACCACCTTCAGATCCAGTAAATGCGTTGCTATCATTTTGTTACACTTTACTTATTCATGATTGCCGCTCTGCACTCGAAACTACAGGACTTGATCCTGCCAGCGGTTTTTTACATCAATTGCGAAGTGGAAGACCCTCGTTAGCGTTAGATATTGCAGAAGAGTTTAGGCCATTGATTGATCGATTTGTATTGACTTTGATTAACAAGCGTCAGTTGGTTGTTAAAGATTTTGAAACATGGCCAAATGGTTCGCTAACGCTAAAAGATGAACCCCGTAAAACACTGTTAGCCGCTTGGCAAGATCGTAAGCAAGATACTATATTACATCCTTGGTTTGAAGAAACAGTACCAATTGGAATACTCCCTTGGCTACAATCTCAAATTCTAGCGCGTTTTTTACGGGGTGATTGTGATAGCTATGTACCGTTTCTATGGAAATAA
- a CDS encoding DUF3368 domain-containing protein, translating into MKSSPIKHTSILLELDKGEKHTLDMACQYQADWVIIDEKIGRNMAEYLGLNVTGTLGILLKAKQQGLIISFLDNVKAMQAQGIYYQESLIRKLAKSVEEG; encoded by the coding sequence GTGAAATCAAGTCCAATTAAGCATACAAGTATTTTATTGGAGCTGGATAAAGGCGAAAAGCATACATTGGATATGGCTTGTCAATATCAAGCGGATTGGGTAATCATTGATGAAAAAATCGGTCGAAATATGGCTGAATATTTGGGATTAAATGTAACGGGTACACTAGGTATTCTGCTTAAAGCAAAACAGCAAGGTTTGATTATATCATTTTTGGATAATGTCAAAGCCATGCAAGCTCAAGGAATATACTATCAAGAGTCTTTGATACGGAAACTTGCAAAATCAGTAGAAGAAGGATGA
- a CDS encoding UPF0175 family protein, which yields MQQTVIIDCPPEILLGLHLDAECFADYIKKQAAINLFKEGKLSSGSAAAWLGIGRVAFLHIAFSAGATLLEDTSDDFARETALL from the coding sequence ATGCAACAAACAGTCATTATCGATTGTCCGCCAGAAATACTACTTGGGCTACATTTAGATGCAGAATGCTTTGCCGATTATATAAAAAAACAAGCGGCTATCAATTTGTTTAAAGAAGGCAAGCTTTCCTCTGGTTCGGCAGCAGCATGGTTAGGTATTGGTCGCGTGGCTTTTTTACATATTGCTTTTTCTGCGGGCGCCACGTTACTAGAAGATACCTCGGATGACTTCGCGCGTGAAACCGCATTACTATGA
- the cas7c gene encoding type I-C CRISPR-associated protein Cas7/Csd2: MSVLSHKIDFAIIFSVNNANPNGDPLNGNRPRTDYDGFGEITDVCLKRKIRDRLQTAGYPIFVQSDEKKTDGMISLKARAEADAPIGLGKDAFNPKKNTKEQTSKKVCDQWLDVRAFGQVFAFGKEADAAGVSIAIRGPVTIQSAFSIEPVSITSTQITKSVNSEGDGTKKGSDTMGMKHRVDNAIYVTHGAITPQLADKTGFSDNDAELIKTVLPKLFEGDASSARPEGSMAVLKVIWWKHNSKAGQYSSAKVHASLVVHADGSYNIAELKDLSPEIIDGF; the protein is encoded by the coding sequence ATGAGTGTATTAAGCCACAAAATAGATTTTGCGATTATCTTCAGCGTTAACAATGCTAACCCTAATGGTGATCCACTCAATGGCAATCGTCCCCGTACTGATTATGACGGTTTTGGAGAAATTACCGATGTTTGTTTAAAACGTAAAATTCGTGATCGATTACAAACAGCGGGTTATCCCATTTTTGTACAATCTGACGAGAAAAAAACGGATGGAATGATCAGTCTTAAAGCAAGAGCAGAAGCGGATGCGCCGATAGGACTTGGAAAAGATGCGTTTAATCCAAAGAAAAACACCAAGGAACAAACCTCTAAAAAAGTATGTGATCAATGGTTGGATGTCCGAGCTTTTGGTCAAGTATTCGCATTTGGTAAAGAGGCTGATGCTGCTGGCGTTTCTATTGCCATTAGAGGCCCTGTAACCATTCAATCGGCGTTTAGTATTGAGCCTGTCAGCATTACTAGCACCCAGATTACCAAAAGCGTAAACAGCGAGGGTGATGGTACAAAAAAAGGTTCTGATACCATGGGTATGAAACATCGAGTGGATAACGCGATTTATGTTACTCATGGTGCTATCACACCTCAACTGGCTGATAAGACAGGTTTCAGTGATAACGATGCCGAATTAATCAAAACTGTTTTGCCGAAATTATTTGAAGGTGACGCCTCTTCAGCAAGACCAGAAGGATCAATGGCTGTTCTTAAAGTCATATGGTGGAAACATAATTCTAAAGCTGGGCAATATTCTTCTGCTAAGGTACACGCATCATTAGTAGTACATGCTGACGGTAGTTACAATATCGCTGAACTAAAAGATTTGTCTCCAGAGATAATTGATGGGTTTTAA
- the alaC gene encoding alanine transaminase: protein MEEFHRISRLPPYVFNIVNELKAKARADGEDIIDFGMGNPDQPTPPHIVQKMVEVAERGDTHRYSVSKGIPRLRKAICSWYKNRFDVDLDFNTEAIVTIGSKEGLSHLALATLGPGDVVLVPNPAYPIHPYGVVIAGADLRHVPMTPGTDFFQELNNAIAECWPKPKMLILNFPGNPTSQCVELDFFEKVVAVCKEQNIWIVHDIAYADIVFDGYVAPSILQVPGAKDIAVEFFSLSKSYNMPGWRVGFMCGNPTLVSALTRIKSYMDYGTFTPIQVAAITALEGPQDCVKEICEMYRVRRDVLCDGLNAMGWAVEKPKATMFVWAPIPEAYREMGSIEFAKKLIIDAKVAVSPGIGFGKLGDDHIRFSLIENEHRTRQALRSIRNMLKKDNVV from the coding sequence ATGGAAGAATTTCACCGTATCAGTCGTCTGCCTCCTTATGTTTTCAATATTGTTAACGAGTTAAAAGCCAAAGCCCGAGCGGATGGTGAGGATATTATTGATTTTGGCATGGGTAATCCCGATCAGCCGACACCGCCACATATCGTGCAAAAAATGGTGGAGGTTGCCGAGCGTGGAGATACTCATCGTTACTCTGTTTCCAAGGGGATACCACGTTTACGTAAAGCCATCTGTAGTTGGTATAAAAATCGCTTTGACGTTGATCTGGACTTTAATACCGAAGCCATTGTCACTATAGGTTCCAAAGAAGGCTTGTCGCATTTGGCGTTGGCAACCCTGGGTCCTGGCGATGTGGTGCTGGTGCCAAATCCTGCCTATCCTATTCATCCTTACGGGGTGGTGATTGCGGGTGCAGATTTACGCCACGTGCCCATGACGCCGGGTACCGATTTCTTTCAGGAATTGAATAATGCCATCGCCGAATGCTGGCCCAAACCCAAAATGCTGATTCTTAATTTTCCTGGCAATCCCACCAGCCAATGTGTGGAACTGGATTTTTTCGAAAAAGTAGTCGCAGTTTGTAAAGAACAAAATATTTGGATTGTGCACGATATTGCCTACGCGGACATCGTTTTTGATGGTTATGTAGCACCCTCTATTCTGCAAGTGCCGGGTGCCAAAGACATTGCTGTTGAATTTTTCTCCTTATCCAAAAGCTATAATATGCCCGGTTGGCGGGTAGGTTTTATGTGCGGTAATCCCACCTTGGTTTCTGCACTGACACGCATTAAGTCTTATATGGATTACGGTACTTTTACACCCATTCAAGTAGCGGCCATTACTGCGCTGGAAGGCCCACAAGATTGCGTTAAAGAAATTTGCGAAATGTATCGAGTGCGCCGCGATGTGTTGTGTGATGGCTTAAATGCCATGGGTTGGGCAGTGGAAAAACCCAAAGCCACTATGTTTGTCTGGGCGCCTATTCCAGAAGCTTATCGAGAGATGGGTTCTATTGAGTTTGCCAAAAAATTGATTATTGATGCCAAGGTAGCGGTATCGCCGGGTATCGGTTTTGGAAAGCTGGGTGATGATCATATACGCTTCAGTTTAATTGAAAACGAACACAGAACCCGGCAAGCCTTGCGCAGCATCCGTAATATGCTGAAGAAAGACAACGTAGTATAA
- the cas2 gene encoding CRISPR-associated endonuclease Cas2 has protein sequence MMVLVTYDVSFKSENGPKRLRRIAKLCLVYGQRVQYSVFEIEVDIAQWTKLKNDLISTMDDEFDSLRFYYLGSNWKRKVEHIGAKTVLDLNGLLLL, from the coding sequence ATGATGGTTTTAGTGACTTATGATGTCAGCTTTAAAAGCGAAAACGGACCGAAACGTTTGCGAAGAATAGCCAAATTATGTCTAGTTTATGGACAGAGAGTGCAATACTCAGTATTTGAAATTGAAGTTGACATAGCACAATGGACAAAACTAAAAAATGATTTAATTTCCACAATGGATGATGAATTTGATAGCTTAAGGTTTTATTACTTAGGAAGTAATTGGAAACGAAAAGTTGAGCATATAGGGGCTAAAACAGTATTGGATTTAAACGGTTTGTTACTATTGTAA
- the cas4 gene encoding CRISPR-associated protein Cas4 produces the protein MKTMQNLEPIYLSRLQHYLYCSRQFALIELEDVWIENQFTAEGQVLHQRVNLADQQKRGDVRTVWALRLSNIEFGIEGVADVVEYHRQEAGIEIPYPIEYKRGKPKTHRADEVQLCAQALCLEEMHGVDVTDGALFYGEVRRRHPVHFDAELRNLTIEIILACRAIVQSKVTPKAFYEAKKCNGCSLIDQCHPERFRKSASSWLAAQLKKD, from the coding sequence ATGAAAACGATGCAAAACTTGGAACCGATTTACTTGTCACGTTTGCAACATTATCTATATTGCTCTCGCCAATTTGCATTAATTGAGTTGGAAGACGTTTGGATCGAAAACCAATTTACCGCAGAAGGACAGGTATTGCATCAGCGAGTAAATCTAGCGGATCAACAAAAGCGGGGTGACGTGCGTACCGTATGGGCATTGCGTTTATCCAATATAGAATTTGGTATTGAAGGTGTTGCCGATGTAGTGGAATATCATCGTCAAGAAGCAGGTATAGAAATACCGTATCCAATTGAATACAAACGCGGTAAGCCTAAAACGCATCGCGCTGATGAAGTGCAGCTTTGTGCTCAGGCACTTTGTCTGGAAGAAATGCATGGAGTTGATGTGACTGATGGTGCACTTTTCTATGGTGAGGTACGAAGGAGACACCCCGTGCATTTTGATGCTGAATTGCGTAACTTGACGATAGAAATAATTTTGGCATGTAGAGCTATTGTGCAATCAAAAGTTACGCCAAAAGCATTTTACGAAGCAAAAAAATGCAATGGATGTTCGTTAATCGACCAGTGCCATCCAGAACGTTTTAGGAAGTCTGCTTCTAGTTGGTTGGCAGCACAATTAAAAAAGGATTAA
- a CDS encoding 6-carboxytetrahydropterin synthase, giving the protein MFIITKEVYFCYGHRLMNHPGKCRNLHGHSVKASISIKQETLNEQGMVCDFADVKECVDGFINKILDHNFLLHKDDPIIPALLAQNEQFLAIDEHPTAEVLSKMIYQHVKQQGFNVDQVVLWETASACACYRED; this is encoded by the coding sequence ATGTTCATCATTACAAAAGAAGTCTATTTCTGTTACGGCCACCGGTTGATGAATCATCCCGGCAAATGCCGCAATCTGCATGGACACAGTGTTAAAGCCAGCATTTCCATCAAACAAGAAACGCTGAACGAGCAAGGTATGGTGTGCGATTTTGCCGATGTCAAAGAGTGCGTAGATGGTTTTATTAATAAAATACTGGACCATAACTTTCTGCTACACAAGGACGACCCCATCATCCCCGCACTGCTTGCCCAAAACGAACAGTTTTTAGCCATAGACGAACACCCAACAGCTGAAGTACTCAGCAAAATGATCTATCAGCATGTTAAGCAGCAAGGTTTTAATGTAGATCAGGTAGTACTTTGGGAAACTGCCAGCGCTTGCGCCTGTTACCGGGAAGATTAA
- a CDS encoding DUF1249 domain-containing protein, whose translation MSQFRPINTSLCLEKICESNYQKLFTLIPNLRSFDKIAIGHTQNKPALYLYVLERNPYTLTIELNHCFSHNLSELIEPGVKIRIYLDAQLAEVIRDHEHPAVEHVYKTPAYLREIRDYKWRLNYFLDKWLDHCLKINYRFENELVAEDG comes from the coding sequence ATGAGTCAGTTCCGGCCCATAAATACCTCTTTATGTCTGGAAAAAATCTGTGAATCCAATTATCAGAAGCTGTTTACCCTGATACCGAATTTACGCTCGTTCGACAAAATAGCCATCGGCCATACCCAGAACAAACCAGCCTTGTATCTGTATGTACTGGAACGCAACCCCTATACCCTGACTATTGAATTAAATCATTGCTTTAGCCATAACTTATCAGAGTTAATTGAGCCTGGAGTAAAAATACGCATTTATCTGGATGCACAACTGGCGGAAGTAATCCGCGATCACGAACATCCAGCCGTTGAACACGTCTATAAAACCCCCGCCTACCTGCGTGAAATCCGCGACTATAAATGGCGGCTAAATTATTTTCTGGATAAATGGCTGGATCACTGCTTAAAGATTAATTATCGGTTTGAAAATGAGCTGGTTGCAGAGGATGGTTAA